The Nicotiana tabacum cultivar K326 chromosome 5, ASM71507v2, whole genome shotgun sequence sequence GGAACCAAACCGCGATAGGAACATAGTCCAGATATGTCAATTTGGTTGTAGTAAGGACGACGTTATCAAATGTTGAGGTTGCAGCAACTATCTGCTGCTGCAGAACCCCACTTACTGCCCATGAGAATATCATGGCCAGTATTCATCATATAAAAAAAAGCCTGAACTGATGGCCTAGGATTGTGAACTGGATAAGTATCAAGATCTCCCCTGGAGTAGAAGCTTGTAACCTCTGATGAATTACAGGACATTCTGCTTGTTGTTTCCTTTGGTGAGTTAAAATTGCCTATATGATCAGACTGCAGAACTTCAGAATTCTGTGATCCAGTGGGTTGAGATTTCCTGTTACTAGTCTTGGTTGTACCATCATTGGTACTTCCATTCATCTTCCTTGTGTTCAAGAAGCGGCCACCACCTCCCCTAGGTCGGCGCATGGCATGGAGATGGCGCGAGAGGTGCAAGAATGGCTGACCAATGCAAAAATTAAGCAACCACAGTGAGAACAGGACAGGAAATTTGAGTAAAACCATAGTGCTACAATTTCCCATGGAACTACTCTTTTTCTCTTAAATTTTCATATTAAGCATAATATTTACAAGTTAAAAGAGTCGATGATTGGATATGCATATGTGGATAAATAGTAACTGCAATTGGAGTTAAGCAAAGAAATTTACCTTGCGTGGTTTAAGCAATTTATTCTCCATCTCCTTTGCACGAAACTTTCTACGCCTAAGTATCCCATGATACTGCTTCGCATTGACAAATATCGGGCCTTCATCAGAGGTCAAATTCAGTGGTAGCATAACACGGcccttgaaaattttgagaatagaaACTCTGTTATGAGTATATTACTTTCCGTATCCTTTGATAAAAAGAATTTTAGACAATACTTCCAACGAATAAGACAGGACGGAGTATAGAAAACTTCCAGAAATGTCAGCAAAAGAGATAGTGTAATTACACGTCGCTATTCATAAGAAATGGAACTAGTAACATGAAAATAAGACAAGCAACTTTCTACAATAGGTTAAGCTGTTGTAAGCATTTCATTATACTGAAGGTGAATATAAGTTAAATTCTAGCTAAAATAGGCAGATACTGATGCAACAAATATTCCATTTAGTTTGAAACGAAGAAAATCTATACATCGATCATCTTTCTTTACACAGTAAAGAGGCTTATGAAATGTGGAGCATGTGTGTTAAACTTCTTTTTGGATTAAAGATGGAACCAGTTAAGAATATATTTTGAAGGATACTAAAGAGATAAAGCTTGTTATCTATTTGGAACCAGTTAAAATAAACATTCATTTGACTGCAAAAACATTTGTAATTTTTAGTGCAGGAAAATAATACTGTAACTAGTTTCAGACATGAGAAAGAAGTAATACCGAAACTTGAGAACCATAAGTTGAAAATAACCCAAGGCTCTTCTCTCCATAAGGATACTTTGCATAAATCTGGCGGACAAGCAGAAAAAAACCAATGAGAAGAGCAATCAGGAGTTAATGACAACATGTTAGCTTTCATgcttttttcataaaataaaaacacTTTATACTATCAGCATAATCGTTCACAATATGTGGAATTTATAACCTAAAAATAAAGCAGGTTACCCTAATAAATATAAAAAGTTTTTACACTGACATTCTATATAAGTTAATCCAAGAAAATTTACCAGGGGCTCAAAGTGGCCTTGATAGTCCGTATTAGATGATTTCATAGAAACACCATCCACAACATTTGAAAGCTTTTCTGAAGATTTGGAATCGCCTGACTGAGATTCTGCATAATTATTAATAAGAGCTTAATGGAAGTGCCAAACAATATATAACTCGAACTGGTTAAAACAACATAGAAGAATGATCCTTTTAGGGGAAAAAAGGATCAGGAAATGTGAACTTTTTGTAAGATGGTGACCTTAGGACAAAGTGAGAAAGATTGTAGTTGAGATTCTATATATAGATCAatagaaattaaatgaaaagAAGCAGCAACAATACATATTCCCAAAGCTTAGATGTAAATTGCTTATGATCTTCAACGATTCTCTAGGAGCTTATTTTAGTGAGAATGACAACACAATTTGAGCCTTAAGTAGGTCGATAGAATTCCAATCAATCTCTTCTTGATCTTACCTTCAGGTGTTGGATTAAGATAGCCGAAATATATCTTAAATATGGTCTGATAATGTACGCTTTACACCTAACTCACACTATTTTTCTCAAAAGGCCTCACACCATTAAAAGTTTATGTAGCCTCCTTTCTATTTCAGCTATCAGCGTGGCATACCCaacaatcttttcctcgattaaGTTCCACATGGCTTTTCACCAAGCCCCTTGAACTAAAGTCCACATGACCATCACTTGATGTATTTATTTGGAGGTTCATTGTGTATACACCTCACACATCATTTGAGTATTTGTGGTCATCAATGTCCAAGAGCTAGCTTTCGAGCCCCACACATTACTTCGTCATCTTCATACTTGTCCTGTCAAAATCATTGGGTGTAATACTAACTGTTGGGTTAAGATAATACTCTTTATATGATTATATAATTAAGAGATCTTTACAcgttatcttctttttcttttcatcaaTGTGAAACTTTGTCAACAATTTGGCAATTGAAgttgatgatgtccatctcattgaagaagtattaggcatgtgcctaataagagttttctttggtttggtagccaaccttgttgacttggtttggttggtagccaaccttgttgaattagtttggtttggtagccaaccttgttgaatttctttggtttggtagccaactttgttgaattgtgaaaagtgtgtgtaaattgtcaaatattgtaggctttagagggtgaagctttggctataaaaggagagcttcaactctcatttctacacaccaacaaagagagaaagaaagagtgaggtttcacagacaaggtataagaaaatagtctgtgaggaaaatagagagtgagcgatattgtagtgaggtgggaatatcaaaagagggttatttcttttgagtgttgtagtggtctttggagtatttacctccgacctacaaagtgtaaaattccttactatagtgatatcagttgctcctctcggggtcgtggtttttttccccttattcagaagggttttccacgtaaaaatcttggtgtcattgttactcttttattcttgttaattaccgtatctcggtgctacattattattccgctttattaccgtgaatattattttggtaaggggtttattcccaacaactggtatcagagcacaggttctgctcgttcactgaaatactattcactgtcggtagtactatacttggtgaaaaataaaaatgtccggagtaaagtacgaggtagcaaaattcaatggagataacggtttctcaacatggcaaagaaggatgagagatctgctcatccaacaaggattacacaaggttctagatgttgattccaaaaagcctgataccatgaaagctgaggattgggctgacttggatgaaagagctgctagtgcaatcaggttgcacttatcagatgatgtggtaaataacatcattgatgaagacactgcacgtggaatttggacaaggttggaaagcctatacatgtccaaaacgctgacaaataaattgtacctgaagaagcagttatacgccctacacatgagtgaaggtacgaattttttgtcacatttaaatgtgtttaacggactaatcacacagcttgccaacctcggagtgaaaatcgaggaagaagataaagccatcttgctattgaactcgttgccatcttcgtacgataatttggcaacaaccatcctgcacggtaagactactattgagttgaaagatgtcacatcggctcttctactcaatgagaagatgagaaagaagcctgaaaatcaaggacaggctctcatcacagaaggtagaggcaggagttatcaaaggagttcgaacaactatggtagatccggagctcgtgggaagtcaaagaaccgatccaaatcaagagtcagaaattgctacaactgtaatcaaccaggtcacttcaaaagagattgcccaaatccaaggaagggcaaaggtgaaaccagtggccagaagaatgacgacaacacagccgccatggtgcaaaataatgataatgttgtcctctttataaatgaggaagaggaatgcatgcacctgtcaggtccagagtcggaatgggtggttgacacagcggcatctcaccatgccacaccggtaagagatcttttttgcagatatgtagcaggtgatttcggcacagtgaaaatgggtaacacaagttactcaaagattgcggggattggtgacatttgtatcaagacaaatgtcggatgcacattggttctaaaggatgtgcggcatgtacctgatttgcggatgaacttgatctcgggaattgctttagaccgagatggatacgagagttattttgcaaatcaaaagtggagactcactaagggatcattggtgattgcaaagggagttgctcgtggcacgttgtacaggacaaatgcagaaatatgccaaggtgaattgaacgcagcacaagatgagatttctgtagatttatggcacaaaagaatgggtcatatgagcgagaagggattgcagattcttgccaagaaatcactcatttcttatgccaaaggtacaactgtaaaaccttgtgactactgtttatttggtaagcagcatagagtctcatttcagacatcgtctgaaagaaaattgaatatacttgatttagtatattctgatgtttgcggcccaatggaaattgaatcaatgggcggtaacaaatattttgttacttttattgatgatgcttcacgaaaattatgggtttatattttgaaaaccaaagatcaggtgtttcaagttttccagaagtttcatgctctagtagaaagggagacgggtcgaaagctaaagcgtctccgaagtgacaatggaggtgagtacacttcaagggaatttgaagagtattgttcaagtcatgggatcagacatgaaaagacagttcctggaaccccacagcacaatggcgtagccgagaggatgaaccgcaccattgtggagaaggtgagaagcatgctcagaatggctaaactgcctaagtcattctggggtgaagcagttcagacagcctgttacctgatcaataggagtccatcagttccgttggcgtttgaaatcccagagagagtctggaccaacaaggaggtgtcctactcgcatctgaaggtgttcggttgcagagcttttgcacatgtaccaaaagagcagagaacaaagctggatgataaatctattccctgcatatttatcggatatggagatgaagagttcgggtacagactgtgggatcctgtaaagaagaatgtcatcagaagtagagatgtagtcttccgagaaagtgaagttggaactgctgctgatatgtcagaaaaggcgaagaatggtataattcctaactttgttactattccttctacttctaacaatcccacaagtgcagaaagtacgaccgacgaggttgccgagcagggggagcaacctggtgaggttattgagcatggggagcaacttgatgaaggtgtcgaggaagtggagcaccccactcagggagaagaacaacctcaacctctgaggagatcagagaggccaagggtagagtcacgcaggtacccttccacagagtatgtcctcatcagtgatgagggggagccagaaagtcttaaggaggtgttgtcccatccagaaaagaaccagtggatgaaagctatgcaagaagagatggaatctctccagaaaaatggcacatacaagctggttgaacttccaaagggtaaaagaccactcaaatgcaaatgggtctttaaactcaagaaagatggagatggcaagctggtcagatacaaagctcgattggtggttaaaggcttcgaacagaagaaaggtattgattttgacgaaattttctcccCCGTTgttaaaatgacttctattcgaacaattttgagcttagcagctagcctagatcttgaagtggagcagttggatgtgaaaactgcatttcttcatggagatttggaagaggagatttatatggagcaaccagaaggatttgaagtagctggaaagaaacacatggtgtgcaaattgaataagagtctttatggattgaagcaggcaccaaggcagtggtacatgaagtttgattcattcatgaaaagtcaaacatacctaaagacctattctgatccatgtgtatacttcaaaagattttctgagaataactttattatattgttgttgtatgtggatgacatgttaattgtaggaaaagacaaggggttgatagcaaagttgaaaggagatctgtccaagtcatttgatatgaaggacttgggcccagcacaacaaattctagggatgaagatagttcgagagagaacaagtagaaagttgtggctatctcaggagaagtacattgaacgtgtactagaacgcttcaacatgaagaatgctaagccagtcagcacacctcttgctggtcatctaaagttgagtaagaagatgtgtcctacaacagtggaggagaaagggaacatggctaaagttccttatgcttcagcagtcggaagcttgatgtatgcaatggtatgtactagaccagatattgctcacgcagttggtgttgtcagcaggtttcttgaaaatcctggaaaggaacattgggaagcagtcaagtggatactcaggtacctgagaggtaccacgggagattgtttgtgctttggaggatctgatccaatcttgaagggctatacagatgctgatatggcaggtgacattgacaacagaaaatctactactggatatttatttacattttcagggggagctatatcatggcagtctaagttgcagaagtgcgttgcactttcaacaactgaagcagagtacattgccgctacagaaactggcaaggagatgatatggctcaagcgattccttcaagagcttggattgcatcagaaggagtatgtcgtctattgtgacagtcaaagtgcaatagaccttagcaagaactctatgtaccatgcaaggaccaaacacattgatgtgagatatcattggattcgagaaatggtagatgatgaatctctaaaagtcttgaagatttctacaagtgagaatcccgcagatatgctgaccaaggtggtaccaaggaacaagttcgagctatgcaaagaacttgtcggcatgcactcaaactagaagacagtgctacctcctctagatgaatgagactggaggggagattgatgatgtccatctcattgaagaagtattaggcatgtgcctaataagagttttctttggtttggtagccaaccttgttgacttggtttggttggtagccaaccttgttgaattagtttggtttggtagccaaccttgttgaatttctttggtttggtagccaactttgttgaattgtgaaaagtgtgtgtaaattgtcaaatattgtaggctttagagggtgaagctttggctataaaaggagagcttcaactctcatttctacacaccaacaaagagagaaagaaagagtgaggtttcacagacaaggtataagaaaatagtctgtgaggaaaatagagagtgagcgatattgtagtgaggtgggaatatcaaaagagggttatttcttttgagtgttgtagtggtctttggagtatttacctccgacctacaaagtgtaaaattccttactatagtgatatcagttgctcctctcggggtcgtggtttttttcccttattcagaagggttttccacgtaaaaatcttggtgtcattgttactcttttattcttgttaattaccgtatctcggtgctacattattattccgctttattaccgtgaatattattttggtaaggggtttattcccaacagaaGTCAGAGATACAGAATGCTGAACAAGTTTTCCTTCTCTTTCCAGTAGCCATATTTATCAATATTATGCATCTTCGTTGATTTCCTACTCAGTTCCAATTTACTATTTAGAGAAAGGACAACAAGactcaactttcatacaatatgtTCTTATTCCTTAGCATAAAGCTCTAAGATTGCAATACTAAAATTGTTAGAAACCAAAACCATGAAAATgaacatatatatataaccatGCATGTCTTTAAGATTATGTCACTTATAAAGTAATTACATGTAAATTTTAATGATAAACATTAATTCTATTTGATAATTTATTAAACATTTATAACTAATAACCGGCTATTATAGATTAAATAACATTGATCATTACCAGAGGAAGTAGTAAATTCAGTAGTGTCCCCCTTGGAAGGCTGCTTCATAGTCATAGATGCAGATTTGAAAGACTCCACTGATTGAGGCACAAGGCTGCCCCACCAAGTTGCAGTTTCATTCCTTTCGGTAAATATAGTATGCATGCTCATATATAGAAATTGGTCTTTAATATACTCTCAAACAAATTCCTGCAATTCAATAGCAAGCAGAATTAGTTTCTAGTTTCGCATGACTTAACTTcaccaacaaaaaagaaaatagttttaaCCCAGGCCACTCTTCTACCAAACTTAAATCTTAATGTTCAACAAAGAAACTAGAGGAGAAAAGGGAATGATCACAATTTAGAGAGAAAACAAAAAAACTGGAGAATAAATTTAATTCTCagataaaaacaaaacaaaagaaaaaagaaacagcTGAGATAATCTAACTCTAAATTAGAATTTTTAAGAGCATGAACATAAATAAGATAATCAGATATGGATCACAAAGTTATAAGTAGCTTAAGAACAAACAAGAGTTGTAATGTATCATGAACCAGAAATcacaagaaaataggaaaaaagagaTCGGGGAAGGCAATAAACTAGCTACTAagtatattttttggaaaaacaaaGAGAAGAGTGACATACACAGTAGTAATAGTATTATGAGAATTAAGCAGTCTGTTTATTGTACAACCAGTAAGTGAAACCTCATTTGCTAGGAGCCATATGCAGGTACAATTCTAGCAGGAAACACAAAAGAGGACAGAGATGGCCAATGAAATATAGCCTAAAGACTTCATAAAAATACTGTAGTATTTTCTTCTTAGACCCCACATTTGCTTTGTTTATGTTTGTTCTTCCTAATCTTGTTCCTTTTTGGACCCTAATGtcattaattatttgtatttttggagcCTAACCCAACTTCTGTACAATCTTCAGTAAGAAAATATGTGATTTTTATTTCGATTTACCTTACATGCATTTATCACTATTGAGAACATTTACACCTATTCAAATATTTTAACTTACTGTGGTATCTTTTCAGGTTACTAGTTTCAACCGGTAAAGCACAAAGCAGTTTCTGTTTATCAAAGTATTAATGCATGTACTGCATAGATATATCACATATATGCTTTTAATTAATACTTGTACCTTTATTTGAAATGATGATAATAGCTTGATGTTCTTGGGttaattttaataaagaaaaGATAAGGGCAGCAAAAGGAACCCAAAAAAGTAGTAATTTTACTGCTATTATTGGGTGAAAAGAGGATGCCAACTACATAAATCTTCTAGTGCTAACTGTATGCATTCTAAGTCAAGTACTATCTGTGGCAATTAAAATAAATTGCAACTGTTTATGAATGCCAACTGGAATGCTTTGGGTGGGGGGCGACTAGGGCTTTTAGGATATTGAGGTGGTCCTTTTTTGTTTTCACACTTGGCATAGATCTTTACATTTGGCCCCGCTATTATAATTGGTTGGTTGGTGGGTGCAATTCTTTTTGTTGGTAAATCATTCGATATTCAAAATTTACTGTAATAAACACTCTCTACCAACAAGTTTTTCAAATTTAGAGCTTGAATTCAAAACCTCTTGTTAAGGGCGAAAAAGATTTCAATCAATCCACCACTTTCCTTAGCAATGGTGATGTGGTTTTTTAAGTATCTCACGATGGCCAATATTGTTAATAGTTCCTACTTCTCTTATTATATATTTTCATCAATCAATATGTTTTTTTAAGCACAAGCTAGTTCAAATATAATCTCTCAAATGAAAAGCATATATGAAAGTGTGAAGATATATGTGATAATAGCTAGTGTACGGAGTATATATTATAACAATAAGTGGTGATAATATAACACTCCTGCATTGGTGGGATCACTTTCAATTTCGAGGAATTTATCCATTGTGTTTCCTTTCTTTTCGTTCATGTTCATCATAAAAGATCATATATATGGCAAGATATATGATTCTTCTTTAATCTAACTTTTTAATTTACCATGTCGACCACTAATCTTTAGTATCTTTACCAAGGATGCCTTCTTCGAGATTGTCCAACTCAATCCATTGGGTTCACCAATTATTACTAGAAGGTTTAACCTTCAAATTTGCCTTTCGAGAATATGAATGAAACAAACTTCTATCGGAAGGTAAAGTTAAATCTTCTCGCAAAGTATAAGGGCAAATCTAAATTTTTTCCCTTTGAAAAATACAAGATGGCAACAATCGTCTATTGGTTTTAAGGATTTTTCTACAGTATTTCTCGTGATTATATTGTTTGTTAATTGGTGATTTACGAACATACATTGATTCAATGATTCAGTTAAATAGTTGACTGTCCTGCCTcaatgtgttttttttttctgtttataAAATCTAATCACCttgttaattttgaaaaaattattATATAGAAAATAGCTTAACTCGTTCAATTAAATTGTCAAATTGTTTTTTCTTTCTGGGGCATGGACAAAATGTGGTGTTTAAATAGAAAATGAAGATTCttaaattgattttattttataaagaCCCACTATTTTGTGCCAGCTAATAATGGAATTCATAATTAGCTGGTTTGCGTGCAAAGCTAGTGTACTTTTAACTAATGACTGATATAAAATTCGCACTTATATTTTATAAAAGGTTTAATGCTTATCTTGATGGATGAAGACTAAGTGCACAAATTGTGTTGTTCTTTATTCTCAAATTTTCgaattattttcatattttctttgatgGATGAAGACTAAGTGCATGCATAACCAAATTGTGTTATTCTTTATTCTCaaaaatgatattaaatattCCAGATTTCATTTAGCTAAATTTATCAATCTTTTCTTCAAAAGGAATAAAACGATATCGATTAGAGAAGAAATATCTGTGCGAGGTACACTTCTTATCTCATGTATTTATAGAAATACAAGTCATTTTACCAAAGCCAAAGAAGAAATCCAAATTCTTTTgattacaaaatttaaaaaaaaaaaacgaaatttaccaaaaaggaaacaaaaagatATAGGGGGTAAGAGTAACTTTCGAAGGGAAAAAAGGAGTAACTTCCAAGAACTGCTTGATGTAAACGTATGTCTCAAATGGTCCACAGCTTGAAATAATTATTGCAAAATTGAgagttttcttttaaattaatgGAACTCATTATATTCTTTAGCAAAAGCATCACTAAAAGTCCATATCAATATCCTCCCTTTGCGTTATATATGTTTGCTTGAATTATAccttttttttggtttctcatCCACCATTCGATAGCAGAGACCCCAACTAATCTAAATTCGTAATATATAAGGCTTATTAAATGAAAAGCGCTCAAAGCTATACTTTGTTCATATGCCTTGACCGAACCCAAGAGGCTAAAAAAATGAGAACAGTTCCATCATCAGGCCAGAGCACCAAACTTTGGAGAAATTCCAGAAATAAAACTTTCGAACGTTTGATATTGgtatttaaaaaattattcaTGTTCGGCATATGAAGTGAAGTGATACCATTAACTAATTGTGcctttgtatacggtcgaaatcaggTGTGCCCGATTTCGTAGGCTCGAGGAGCCGCTTCGAGAATAAGTTTAAAATGGACCGGGCTCGAGCCCGATGACGGAGTACAAGACTCGAAGATCGAAGTGCTCGATGAACACCGAGGCCAAGCATGACCAACCTCGAGATAATACCGTTATGGTTTCATAACAAAAAGAGCGAGATTCCCGCAGTGGCCCtaagatcatggcgtaaattccGGAACGGAtttgtactaggcggttagacagttgtATAATAAGATtactataattagaagtgtaccttatttaggattctcctactatataaaggggatcccaatcatttgtaacagATGAGTCATTGACAAGAGATACACACATCACTTTCTTGCTTACTGTTCATCTGAGTTgccttattattattttattgttcttaTTCACCTACCTTACCTCGATGTTGACATAGCTCGAGGTTGAGACTTGCTTACACACTAGTTTGACTTACCTTACTCTTTAATTTATACATTTGATTCCTTGTTTACCAATTAGTGttggattaaatcacatatctttaaaaaccacaatacaagtttaattgttactcggatTTTAGAGAAAACACACTTTCACTAATGTTAGACTCAAACTTATGACTTTTTATTTTCTATTCGGAAATATCATATAAGTGGATCGGAatcttggagcaacggtaaagttattTCCATGTGACCTATAGGTTAGGGGTACGAGCCGTGGAAGCAGTCACCAATGCTTTCATTAGGGTAGGttatctacatcacaccccttggggtgcggcTCTTTCTCCAATTCTGCATGAATG is a genomic window containing:
- the LOC107826067 gene encoding nuclear transcription factor Y subunit A-10-like, with the translated sequence MSMHTIFTERNETATWWGSLVPQSVESFKSASMTMKQPSKGDTTEFTTSSESQSGDSKSSEKLSNVVDGVSMKSSNTDYQGHFEPLIYAKYPYGEKSLGLFSTYGSQVSGRVMLPLNLTSDEGPIFVNAKQYHGILRRRKFRAKEMENKLLKPRKPFLHLSRHLHAMRRPRGGGGRFLNTRKMNGSTNDGTTKTSNRKSQPTGSQNSEVLQSDHIGNFNSPKETTSRMSCNSSEVTSFYSRGDLDTYPVHNPRPSVQAFFYMMNTGHDILMGSKWGSAAADSCCNLNI